The stretch of DNA AAGGATGCGAGCCGTCGATCTTGTTTTCTTCCACCCAGGCGAGGCGCTTGCCGTCTTCATCGGCGATATAGCTCTGCGGCGGCTGCGACACTGACGAACGGCCAATCACCAGCGTGCGACCGTCCTTGCTGGCGCTGGCGCCGTTGTCGAACGTCAGGTCGGTCAGCCGCTCGGGCTTCGCGCCCTTCTTGAGGTAATCGAGGGCATAGACCTGCGAGGCGAGCACGTCGTCCTTGTTGGCGGTGAAGAACAGCCGCCCCTTCGCCTCGTCCACGCCGACCAGATCGCTGACCGCCCAGTCGCCCGAGGTGAGCTGGGTGAACTTGCCGTTGGCGAAGTGATAGAGGTGGCCGAAGCCCGAACGCTCTGACCACCAGATCAGGCTGCCGTCCTTCAGGAAGCGGTAGTTGTCCGAGAGGTTGATCCAGCTCTTTTCGCGCGATGTCTCGGTGAACAGCACCTTGGCCTTGCCGGTCAGCGGGTCGACTGCCAGCATGTCGAGCTTCGTCTGCTCGCGGTTCTCGCGCTGGACGTAGAGCGTTCTGCCGTCCTTCGACCAGTTCACGCGGGCAAGGTAGATGTCGGGATCGCTGCCCATGTCCACCTGCACGCGGCCCGAACCATCGGGCTTCATCACCCACAGCGACACCACGACATTGGGCGTGCCCGCCGCCGGATAGCGCTGTTCGTAAGTCTTGGTGCCGCTGGCGCCGATCGCCGCGCGGGTGACGATCTTGACCGGCGCTTCGTCATAACGCTCCACCGCGATACGGCTTTCGTCCGGCGCCCACCAGTAGCCGGTCAGCCGCGCCATTTCCTCCTGTGCGACGAACTCTGCTTCGCCCCAGTGGACGGTTTTCGCGGTTTCCTCAGGCGAGATCGGCGCTTGCGCGTTCTCGCTGGGCTTGCCCACCCACAAGCGCTGGTCGCGCACGAACGAGACGTAGGTGCCCCTGGGGCTGAGCACGGCGTTGAGTTCGTCGTCCTTGGAATTGGTCAGGCGCGTAACCGAACCGTCCAGCCCGGCAAGGTAGAGATCGCCGTCGAGCGGCACGAGGATGGACTTGCCGTCCTCGTTCCAGTCATAGCTGACGATACCTTTCAGGTCGCCGATGCGCAGGCGCTCGCGCTGCATCTTCTCGGCCTCGCTCAGTTCGCGGTTGGAGCCGAGCTTGAGCGAATCGACCAGCATGCGCCACTGCCCCGTCTCGCGGTCGTAGCCCCACAGGTCATAGCGCTGGCGATCGTCGGTGCGGTTGCGCAGCAGCGTGAGATAGCGCCCGTCGGGCGAGATCTTCACGCCGCGCGGCTGCGGCCCGTCGAGCGAGGGGCTGGCGAAGACGCGCTCGAACGTCAGCGGTTGAGAGGGAACGCCGGGTGCTGCGGGGCTAGCCGCCATCGCCGACATGGCGGGTAGGACGGCGCAGGCGGCCGCCAGAAGCATGGGAAGCTTTGTCATTACGGGCAGCTAAGCACAAAGATTGCAGCCACTCCAGCCATCTGCGCAGAGCACCGTTCCATCGCGTGGAAAACCGCATAAAAAAGCCCGGTCTGTACGCGAAGGCACAGACCGGGCAGTCAGGGTTAACTTGTGAGACAGCGGCTTAGAGCGTCACGCTGGCCGTGATGTTGAACGAACGGCCACGCGGGTCCGCGACGCGCGGCTCCCAGTCGCTGCCGCTGCCATAGTTGCTGTCGTACGAGATCGCGAACGGCGGATCGGTGTTGAACAGGTTGGTGATGCCCGCCGTCAGGCGCAGGTGGTCGATCCCGGTGTAGCTGGCCGAGAGGTTGTAGAGGATATAGGGCTTCACGTTCGTCACGTCGCAGCACGGATCGAACGTCCCCGCCGCCACACCCGGCAGCACCTGGTTCTTGTAGCCCGAGCGGAAGATCTGCGTCAGCGTGACCGACCAGTCCGAGGTCGAATAGCTGACATAGGCGTTGTGCTTCCAGCGCAGGCCCAGATCGTCGGCCAGCGAATAGACGCCCAGTTCGTCGATCGAGGCCGAACCGGCAGCGACCTTCTCCTTCTTTTCCAGCAACCAGGTGCCATCGAGGCCAACGTCCACCTGCCCGTGCGCGCCGATCGGCCAGGCGCCGTGGAAGGTGAAGTCGATGCCCTGCGTGGTGGTGCCGCCGGTGTTCACATAGGTATCGTCGACCAGCGTAAGGTTGCCGTTGGCGTCGTAGTGGAACTGGTCCTTGAACAGGTCGTAGTTGGTGAACAGGTACTGGAGCGCCAGCGTCTGGATCGTGTTCTTGCGCTTGATCAGCCACCAGTCCGCCGAGAACGAGATATTGTTCGCCGGCTGGAGCACCACGCCCGCGCCCCAT from Novosphingobium sp. 9 encodes:
- a CDS encoding TonB-dependent receptor domain-containing protein; amino-acid sequence: MQSASAAGVSLYNGKYSVWNGSASVTGSLFDLPAGTVKAAVGLDWRREGYEFTGDTRVDQETIYSAPFDNGNALDGVHRTVKAAYAEVLIPIIKGMEVDAAGRIDDYSGFGTTTNPKVSIKYRPWQPIMFRASYSTAFRVPSFNQLFNASYESVYTGADYADPAKCAGGVVNVAAGCPALSSTNGNTFSVKYGGRTDLGPETADEWGAGVVLQPANNISFSADWWLIKRKNTIQTLALQYLFTNYDLFKDQFHYDANGNLTLVDDTYVNTGGTTTQGIDFTFHGAWPIGAHGQVDVGLDGTWLLEKKEKVAAGSASIDELGVYSLADDLGLRWKHNAYVSYSTSDWSVTLTQIFRSGYKNQVLPGVAAGTFDPCCDVTNVKPYILYNLSASYTGIDHLRLTAGITNLFNTDPPFAISYDSNYGSGSDWEPRVADPRGRSFNITASVTL